A genomic stretch from bacterium includes:
- a CDS encoding sigma-54 dependent transcriptional regulator, with translation MDNILIIEDHQSTRQGLTSLLKNSGYQVDEACNGFEAEAMITGMPYDLILVDLLLPYINGLDLLKKVKEISPNTEVIVITGNESIDSAINSMKLGAYDYLLKPFEPRRIIETVHHAIERRNFMKRSCGENYTGIPSLVGRSRQMVDIFKLLARISDVESPALIIGEDGTGKKTLATMIHQNSPRRTSPFITINCTTIPDNLSEEQTFQYLRDRILEEAEKVNGEEVHCTLHLNNIDRATPFVQASLLFLLDAASCSWNQKNFMSGSIRLIASSKRNIKTLVEQGLFRQDLFFRINGLPIYLPPVRERKVDIPLLANHFLSRYAISPAKSLSPEVLSRFMRYQWPGNVQEIKNVIEYAVLMSSQEQITLEDLPSYLRESDFLFPQVLQERNLTLKELEKLYILKQLKANCWDQKKTAKNLGIGRTTLWRRLKEYGADIMPLRKAEN, from the coding sequence ATGGATAATATTCTTATCATTGAAGATCATCAAAGTACTCGGCAGGGATTAACCTCTCTCCTGAAAAATTCAGGCTATCAGGTAGATGAGGCGTGCAATGGTTTTGAGGCTGAAGCCATGATTACCGGAATGCCCTATGACCTTATTTTGGTTGATTTGCTTTTACCCTACATCAATGGATTGGATCTGCTGAAAAAGGTAAAAGAGATATCTCCCAATACCGAAGTCATCGTCATTACCGGAAATGAATCCATCGACAGCGCCATTAATTCAATGAAGCTCGGGGCTTACGACTATTTACTGAAGCCGTTTGAACCCCGGCGGATTATCGAGACCGTCCATCATGCCATTGAGCGCAGGAATTTCATGAAGCGCTCGTGCGGTGAAAATTACACCGGAATACCTTCTCTGGTTGGAAGATCGCGGCAGATGGTTGATATCTTCAAACTCCTGGCCAGAATCTCAGATGTCGAGAGCCCGGCCTTGATTATCGGCGAGGATGGAACCGGCAAAAAGACTCTGGCTACCATGATCCATCAAAACAGCCCCCGGCGGACTTCTCCTTTCATCACCATCAACTGCACAACGATTCCGGATAACCTGTCCGAAGAACAAACCTTCCAGTACCTGAGAGACAGAATCCTCGAAGAAGCGGAAAAGGTCAATGGCGAGGAAGTGCATTGCACACTCCATCTGAATAACATCGACCGGGCTACGCCTTTCGTTCAGGCAAGTCTGCTTTTTCTCCTCGATGCCGCCTCCTGCTCATGGAACCAGAAAAACTTCATGAGCGGAAGTATCCGGCTGATCGCCTCAAGCAAGAGGAACATCAAAACCCTGGTTGAACAGGGATTATTCCGTCAGGATCTGTTTTTCAGGATAAACGGGCTTCCCATTTATCTTCCTCCCGTGAGGGAGAGAAAAGTCGATATTCCCCTTTTAGCTAACCATTTTCTCAGCAGATATGCCATCTCTCCGGCCAAGTCTCTCTCCCCGGAAGTATTGTCACGGTTCATGAGATATCAATGGCCGGGGAACGTTCAGGAAATCAAGAACGTCATCGAGTATGCGGTCCTTATGTCGAGCCAGGAGCAAATCACCCTGGAAGACCTCCCCAGCTATCTCAGAGAGTCAGATTTTCTCTTCCCTCAGGTTCTTCAGGAGCGGAACCTTACCCTGAAGGAACTGGAAAAGCTTTATATCTTAAAGCAATTGAAAGCTAACTGCTGGGACCAGAAAAAGACAGCCAAGAACCTGGGAATCGGACGGACAACTTTATGGAGAAGATTGAAAGAGTACGGGGCTGATATTATGCCCCTCAGAAAAGCTGAAAATTGA
- a CDS encoding FliA/WhiG family RNA polymerase sigma factor, protein MEEQREEEGRRDGGKEKKGFDSETRERMILDHLMLVKYIAKRLANHLPACLDLEDLIEVGIIGLIDAIEKYDPTKNIKFKTYAEFRIRGAILDELRSLDCTPRSIHQKAKLFESAYQDAEKKVGKDATPVEIAQEMGLSVEEFNQLSQQTKGFSVLNLEDLDKGLSKKEKDNLIGMLRYSYDEHVLEYLNYKEIRDVLSEAIDELPARQKTVLSLYYWKEMSMREVGELLGLAESTVSSHHHRGIKHLRQRVKELSSRLDICQ, encoded by the coding sequence TTGGAAGAGCAGAGAGAAGAGGAAGGAAGAAGAGACGGGGGGAAAGAGAAAAAGGGTTTCGATTCGGAGACCCGTGAGAGAATGATCCTGGATCATCTCATGCTGGTCAAATATATTGCCAAGAGATTGGCAAATCATCTGCCTGCATGTCTTGATCTGGAAGATTTAATTGAAGTAGGAATCATTGGACTGATTGATGCCATCGAGAAATACGACCCCACCAAGAATATTAAGTTTAAAACTTATGCGGAATTCAGGATTCGCGGAGCTATTCTGGACGAGCTGCGATCCCTTGATTGTACTCCCAGGTCTATTCATCAGAAAGCCAAGCTGTTTGAAAGCGCCTATCAGGATGCGGAAAAAAAGGTTGGAAAGGATGCAACTCCAGTGGAAATTGCCCAGGAAATGGGGCTCTCCGTAGAGGAATTCAATCAATTGAGCCAGCAGACAAAAGGGTTTTCCGTTCTCAATCTGGAGGACCTTGACAAGGGGTTATCCAAAAAAGAGAAGGACAACCTTATCGGCATGCTCCGATATTCGTATGATGAACATGTCCTGGAGTACCTTAACTATAAGGAGATTCGTGATGTGTTGAGCGAGGCGATTGATGAGTTGCCAGCCAGACAGAAAACCGTTCTTTCTCTGTATTACTGGAAGGAGATGAGCATGAGGGAGGTAGGAGAACTGCTGGGACTGGCCGAATCGACTGTTTCCTCTCATCATCACCGTGGAATCAAACATCTTCGGCAACGGGTCAAGGAACTGAGCAGTCGACTGGATATCTGTCAATGA